In Grus americana isolate bGruAme1 chromosome 28, bGruAme1.mat, whole genome shotgun sequence, a single window of DNA contains:
- the ANO8 gene encoding anoctamin-8 isoform X6 — MPEPPVAAQDGDRPRRAPGGEERAEPAAPTGVLDKLFGKRLLQAGRYIMSHKAWMKTVPTENCDVLMTFPDTTDDHTLLWLLNHIRLGIPELIVQVRHHKHTRVYAFFVTATYESLLRGADEIGLRKPVKAEFGGGMRSFSCEEDYIYENIENELYFFTSQERQNIIRYWLENLRAKQGESLHNIHFLEGQPIIPELAARGVIQQVFPLHEQRILKRLMKSWVQAVCEAQPLDEICDYFGVKIAMYFAWLGFYTSAMVYPAVFGSILYTFTESDQTSQDICCVVFAIFNVIWATLFLEEWKRRGAEFAYKWGTLDTPAESIEEPRPQFRGIKRISPVTSAEEFYYPPWKRLLFQCLVSLPVCLACLSFVFLLMLGCFQLQEFVLSIQELPRIIRFLPKIVLAVIVTACDEVYKKIAYWLNDMENYRLQSAYEKHLIIKIVLFQFVNSYLSLFYIGFYLKDMERLKEMLATLLITRQFLQNVREVSQPHLYRRLRRGDLSLQSLRQLAHAVLRLLAPRRHPPAPPEGLRGEKKCLNGGCGVPEEEEEEEERHESDSEEESALDCGLKLKKVSFIEKAERRGGEPGGPEDESFLEEGSPTMVEKGMDPASVFELCEDEDEAEGPPGSPVKAAEPTVVPRAGRRRRAAESREEEDGEEEGRKRNRSSWIDPPEEDYSTQLTQAEVESCMKKYEDTFQDYQEMFIQFGYVVLFSSAFPLAAMCALVNNVIEIRSDAFKLCTGLQRPFGQRVESIGQWQKVMEAMGVLAIVVNCYLIAQCGQLQRLFPWLSPEGAIISVVVLEHFALFLKYVIQVAIPDIPAWVAEEMAKLEYQRREAFKKHERQAQHHFQQQQRRKREEEERQRHAEYQARKERESSRDEAKPEAAGQDPAHEKSQSKGKGSGGSSHGSDKPKRPSSLLATNNVMKLKQIIPLQGKFLSGGAGAGSTATARSPQSPTGSENKLPGFLSFKFLKSPETKRDVGTEKVQSPTKPFNPGKLFNFGKSEGAGGNGAAATASPQPRPGPSADTGERPVSSKSHLNGVPEEGGREEPESRAEEESGGYKL, encoded by the exons ATAAGCTCTTTGGGAAGCGGCTGCTCCAGGCCGGGCGCTACATCATGTCCCACAAGGCCTGGATGAAGACGGTGCCCACGGAGAACTGCGACGTGCTCATGACCTTCCCGG ACACCACCGACGACCACACGCTGCTCTGGCTCCTGAACCACATCCGCCTCGGCATCCCCGAGCTCATTGTCCAGGTCCGGCACCACAAGCACACCCGCGTCTACGCCTTCTTCGTCACCGCCACCTATGAGAG TTTGCTGCGTGGGGCTGATGAGATCGGGCTGCGGAAGCCGGTGAAAGCCGAATTTGGCGGAGGCATGCGGAGCTTCTCCTGCGAGGAGGATTACATCTACGAGAACATCGAGAACGAGCTTTACTTCTTCACCTCTCAG GAACGGCAAAACATCATCAGGTACTGGCTGGAGAACCTGCGTGCCAAGCAGGGCGAGTCGCTGCACAACATCCACTTCCTCGAGGGACAGCCCATCA TCCCGGAGCTGGCGGCCCGCGGCGTCATCCAGCAGGTCTTCCCGCTGCACGAGCAGAGGATCCTCAAGCGGCTCATGAAGTCCTGGGTGCAGGCAGTCTGCGAGGCCCAGCCGCTCG ATGAGATCTGCGACTACTTTGGGGTGAAAATCGCCATGTACTTCGCCTGGCTGGGTTTCTACACCTCCGCCATGGTGTACCCCGCCGTCTTTGGCTCCATCCTCTACACCTTCACCGAGAGCGACCAG ACCAGCCAGGACATCTGCTGCGTGGTCTTTGCCATCTTCAACGTCATCTGGGCCACCCTCTTCCTCGAGGAGTGGAAGCGCCGCGGGGCCGAGTTCGCGTACAAGTGGGGGACGTTGGATACCCCAGCCGAATCCATCGAGGAACCCCGGCCCCAGTTCAGG ggcatTAAGAGAATCAGCCCCGTGACCAGCGCGGAGGAGTTTTACTACCCGCCGTGGAAACGCCTGCTCTTCCAGTGCCTGGTCAGCCTCCCCGTCTGCCTCGCCTGCCTCTCCTTCGTCTTCCTCCTCATGCTGGGCTGCTTCCAGCTCCAG GAGTTTGTGCTGAGCATCCAGGAGCTGCCCCGCATCATCCGTTTCCTCCCCAAAATCGTCCTGGCCGTCATCGTCACCGCCTGCGACGAGGTTTACAAGAAGATCGCGTACTGGCTGAACGACATGG agaaCTATCGCCTGCAGAGTGCCTACGAGAAACACCTCATCATCAAAATCGTCCTG tttcaGTTTGTAAATTCATACCTGAGTCTTTTCTACATCGGTTTCTACCTCAAAGACATGGAGCGGCTGAAGGAG ATGCTGGCCACGCTGCTCATCACCCGCCAGTTCCTGCAGAACGTCAGGGAGGTGTCGCAGCCCCACCTGTACCGGCGGCTGCGCCGGGGGGACCTCAGCCTCCAGAGCCTCCGCCAGCTCGCCCACGCCGTCCTCCGCCTGCtcgccccccgccgccaccccccggccccccccgaggggctgcggggggagaAGAAGTGTCTGaatgggggctgcggggtgccggaggaagaggaggaggaggaagagcggcACGAGTCAGACTCGGAGGAGGAGAGCGCCCTGGATTGTGGGTTGAAGCTGAAGAAGGTGAGCTTCATCGAGAaggcggagcggcgcggcgGGGAGCCCGGTGGCCCCGAGGACGAGAGCTTCCTCGAGGAGGGCAGCCCCACCATGGTGGAGAAGGGCATGGACCCCGCGTCCGTCTTTGAGCTGTgcgaggatgaggatgaggcCGAAGGTCCCCCCGGCAGCCCGGTCAAGGCGGCGGAGCCAACAGTGGTCCCGCGGGCCGGCCGGAGGAGGCGGGCGGCTGAGagccgggaggaggaggatggtgagGAGGAAGGGCGGAAGCGCAACCGATCATCGTGGATTGACCCGCCGGAGGAGGACTACTCCACGCAGCTAACGCAGGCGGAGGTGGAGAGCTGCATGAAGAAGTACGAG gacACCTTCCAGGACTACCAGGAGATGTTCATCCAGTTCGGCTACGTGGTGCTCTTCTCCTCCGCCTTCCCCCTGGCTGCCATGTGCGCCCTGGTGAACAACGTCATCGAGATCCGGAGCGACGCCTTTAAGCTGTGCACGGGGCTCCAGCGTCCCTTTGGCCAGCGGGTCGAGAGCATTGGGCAGTGGCAG AAGGTGATGGAGGCCATGGGCGTCCTGGCCATCGTGGTCAACTGCTACCTGATCGCGCAGTGCGGGCAGCTCCAGCGCCTCTTCCCCTGGCTCAGCCCCGAGGGAGCCATCATCTCCGTGGTGGTGCTGGAG CACTTCGCCCTGTTCCTGAAGTACGTCATCCAAGTGGCCATCCCCGACATCCCCGCCTGGGTGGCCGAGGAGATGGCCAAGCTGGAGTACCAGCGCCGCGAGGCCTTCAAG AAGCACGAGCGGCAGGCGCAGCAccacttccagcagcagcagcggcgcaagcgggaggaggaggagcggcAGCGGCACGCCGAGTACCAGGCCCGCAAGGAGCGCGAGTCCAGCCGTGACGAGGCCAAGCCCGAGGCTGCCGGGCAGGACCCGGCTCACGAGAAGAGCCAGAGCAAAGGGAAGGGCTCCGGGGGTTCCTCGCACGGCTCCGACAAGCCCAAGCGACCCAGCTCGCTCCTGGCCACCAACAACGTGATGAAGCTGAAGCAGATCATCCCTTTGCAGGGCAAGTTCCTctccgggggggctggggctggcagcacggCCACCGCCAGGTCCCCCCAGTCGCCCACTGGCAGCGAGAACAAGCTCCCCGGCTTCCTCAGCTTCAAGTTCCTGAAATCCCCCGAGACTAAGCGGGACGTGGGGACCGAGAAGGTCCAGTCGCCCACTAAGCCATTCAATCCCGGCAAGCTCTTCAACTTCGGCAAGTCTGAAGGGGCTGGGGGCAACGGCGCCGCGGCCAccgcctccccccagccccgtcctGGCCCCTCGGCGGACACGGGCGAGCGGCCAGTCTCCAGCAAGTCCCATCTCAACGGGGTGCCAGAGGAGGGAGGCCGAGAGGAGCCGGAGAGccgggcagaggaggagagcggGGGCTATAAGCTCTAA
- the ANO8 gene encoding anoctamin-8 isoform X2 yields the protein MPEPPVAAQDGDRPRRAPGGEERAEPAAPTGVLDKLFGKRLLQAGRYIMSHKAWMKTVPTENCDVLMTFPDTTDDHTLLWLLNHIRLGIPELIVQVRHHKHTRVYAFFVTATYESLLRGADEIGLRKPVKAEFGGGMRSFSCEEDYIYENIENELYFFTSQERQNIIRYWLENLRAKQGESLHNIHFLEGQPIIPELAARGVIQQVFPLHEQRILKRLMKSWVQAVCEAQPLDEICDYFGVKIAMYFAWLGFYTSAMVYPAVFGSILYTFTESDQLVPSVPQTSQDICCVVFAIFNVIWATLFLEEWKRRGAEFAYKWGTLDTPAESIEEPRPQFRGIKRISPVTSAEEFYYPPWKRLLFQCLVSLPVCLACLSFVFLLMLGCFQLQEFVLSIQELPRIIRFLPKIVLAVIVTACDEVYKKIAYWLNDMENYRLQSAYEKHLIIKIVLFQFVNSYLSLFYIGFYLKDMERLKELLLIFSLSQSLVRQLKEALLPFILLHLHLSLIFFKGLLGFCWRLGVSKMLATLLITRQFLQNVREVSQPHLYRRLRRGDLSLQSLRQLAHAVLRLLAPRRHPPAPPEGLRGEKKCLNGGCGVPEEEEEEEERHESDSEEESALDCGLKLKKVSFIEKAERRGGEPGGPEDESFLEEGSPTMVEKGMDPASVFELCEDEDEAEGPPGSPVKAAEPTVVPRAGRRRRAAESREEEDGEEEGRKRNRSSWIDPPEEDYSTQLTQAEVESCMKKYEDTFQDYQEMFIQFGYVVLFSSAFPLAAMCALVNNVIEIRSDAFKLCTGLQRPFGQRVESIGQWQKVMEAMGVLAIVVNCYLIAQCGQLQRLFPWLSPEGAIISVVVLEHFALFLKYVIQVAIPDIPAWVAEEMAKLEYQRREAFKKHERQAQHHFQQQQRRKREEEERQRHAEYQARKERESSRDEAKPEAAGQDPAHEKSQSKGKGSGGSSHGSDKPKRPSSLLATNNVMKLKQIIPLQGKFLSGGAGAGSTATARSPQSPTGSENKLPGFLSFKFLKSPETKRDVGTEKVQSPTKPFNPGKLFNFGKSEGAGGNGAAATASPQPRPGPSADTGERPVSSKSHLNGVPEEGGREEPESRAEEESGGYKL from the exons ATAAGCTCTTTGGGAAGCGGCTGCTCCAGGCCGGGCGCTACATCATGTCCCACAAGGCCTGGATGAAGACGGTGCCCACGGAGAACTGCGACGTGCTCATGACCTTCCCGG ACACCACCGACGACCACACGCTGCTCTGGCTCCTGAACCACATCCGCCTCGGCATCCCCGAGCTCATTGTCCAGGTCCGGCACCACAAGCACACCCGCGTCTACGCCTTCTTCGTCACCGCCACCTATGAGAG TTTGCTGCGTGGGGCTGATGAGATCGGGCTGCGGAAGCCGGTGAAAGCCGAATTTGGCGGAGGCATGCGGAGCTTCTCCTGCGAGGAGGATTACATCTACGAGAACATCGAGAACGAGCTTTACTTCTTCACCTCTCAG GAACGGCAAAACATCATCAGGTACTGGCTGGAGAACCTGCGTGCCAAGCAGGGCGAGTCGCTGCACAACATCCACTTCCTCGAGGGACAGCCCATCA TCCCGGAGCTGGCGGCCCGCGGCGTCATCCAGCAGGTCTTCCCGCTGCACGAGCAGAGGATCCTCAAGCGGCTCATGAAGTCCTGGGTGCAGGCAGTCTGCGAGGCCCAGCCGCTCG ATGAGATCTGCGACTACTTTGGGGTGAAAATCGCCATGTACTTCGCCTGGCTGGGTTTCTACACCTCCGCCATGGTGTACCCCGCCGTCTTTGGCTCCATCCTCTACACCTTCACCGAGAGCGACCAG TTGGTGCCATCCGTCCCGCAGACCAGCCAGGACATCTGCTGCGTGGTCTTTGCCATCTTCAACGTCATCTGGGCCACCCTCTTCCTCGAGGAGTGGAAGCGCCGCGGGGCCGAGTTCGCGTACAAGTGGGGGACGTTGGATACCCCAGCCGAATCCATCGAGGAACCCCGGCCCCAGTTCAGG ggcatTAAGAGAATCAGCCCCGTGACCAGCGCGGAGGAGTTTTACTACCCGCCGTGGAAACGCCTGCTCTTCCAGTGCCTGGTCAGCCTCCCCGTCTGCCTCGCCTGCCTCTCCTTCGTCTTCCTCCTCATGCTGGGCTGCTTCCAGCTCCAG GAGTTTGTGCTGAGCATCCAGGAGCTGCCCCGCATCATCCGTTTCCTCCCCAAAATCGTCCTGGCCGTCATCGTCACCGCCTGCGACGAGGTTTACAAGAAGATCGCGTACTGGCTGAACGACATGG agaaCTATCGCCTGCAGAGTGCCTACGAGAAACACCTCATCATCAAAATCGTCCTG tttcaGTTTGTAAATTCATACCTGAGTCTTTTCTACATCGGTTTCTACCTCAAAGACATGGAGCGGCTGAAGGAG CTCCTgctcatcttctctctctcccaaaGCCTCGTGCGTCAGCTCAAAGAGGctctccttcccttcatcctcctccacctccatctctctctcatCTTCTTTAAGGGCCTCCTGGGCTTTTGCTGGAGACTGGGAGTATCCAAA ATGCTGGCCACGCTGCTCATCACCCGCCAGTTCCTGCAGAACGTCAGGGAGGTGTCGCAGCCCCACCTGTACCGGCGGCTGCGCCGGGGGGACCTCAGCCTCCAGAGCCTCCGCCAGCTCGCCCACGCCGTCCTCCGCCTGCtcgccccccgccgccaccccccggccccccccgaggggctgcggggggagaAGAAGTGTCTGaatgggggctgcggggtgccggaggaagaggaggaggaggaagagcggcACGAGTCAGACTCGGAGGAGGAGAGCGCCCTGGATTGTGGGTTGAAGCTGAAGAAGGTGAGCTTCATCGAGAaggcggagcggcgcggcgGGGAGCCCGGTGGCCCCGAGGACGAGAGCTTCCTCGAGGAGGGCAGCCCCACCATGGTGGAGAAGGGCATGGACCCCGCGTCCGTCTTTGAGCTGTgcgaggatgaggatgaggcCGAAGGTCCCCCCGGCAGCCCGGTCAAGGCGGCGGAGCCAACAGTGGTCCCGCGGGCCGGCCGGAGGAGGCGGGCGGCTGAGagccgggaggaggaggatggtgagGAGGAAGGGCGGAAGCGCAACCGATCATCGTGGATTGACCCGCCGGAGGAGGACTACTCCACGCAGCTAACGCAGGCGGAGGTGGAGAGCTGCATGAAGAAGTACGAG gacACCTTCCAGGACTACCAGGAGATGTTCATCCAGTTCGGCTACGTGGTGCTCTTCTCCTCCGCCTTCCCCCTGGCTGCCATGTGCGCCCTGGTGAACAACGTCATCGAGATCCGGAGCGACGCCTTTAAGCTGTGCACGGGGCTCCAGCGTCCCTTTGGCCAGCGGGTCGAGAGCATTGGGCAGTGGCAG AAGGTGATGGAGGCCATGGGCGTCCTGGCCATCGTGGTCAACTGCTACCTGATCGCGCAGTGCGGGCAGCTCCAGCGCCTCTTCCCCTGGCTCAGCCCCGAGGGAGCCATCATCTCCGTGGTGGTGCTGGAG CACTTCGCCCTGTTCCTGAAGTACGTCATCCAAGTGGCCATCCCCGACATCCCCGCCTGGGTGGCCGAGGAGATGGCCAAGCTGGAGTACCAGCGCCGCGAGGCCTTCAAG AAGCACGAGCGGCAGGCGCAGCAccacttccagcagcagcagcggcgcaagcgggaggaggaggagcggcAGCGGCACGCCGAGTACCAGGCCCGCAAGGAGCGCGAGTCCAGCCGTGACGAGGCCAAGCCCGAGGCTGCCGGGCAGGACCCGGCTCACGAGAAGAGCCAGAGCAAAGGGAAGGGCTCCGGGGGTTCCTCGCACGGCTCCGACAAGCCCAAGCGACCCAGCTCGCTCCTGGCCACCAACAACGTGATGAAGCTGAAGCAGATCATCCCTTTGCAGGGCAAGTTCCTctccgggggggctggggctggcagcacggCCACCGCCAGGTCCCCCCAGTCGCCCACTGGCAGCGAGAACAAGCTCCCCGGCTTCCTCAGCTTCAAGTTCCTGAAATCCCCCGAGACTAAGCGGGACGTGGGGACCGAGAAGGTCCAGTCGCCCACTAAGCCATTCAATCCCGGCAAGCTCTTCAACTTCGGCAAGTCTGAAGGGGCTGGGGGCAACGGCGCCGCGGCCAccgcctccccccagccccgtcctGGCCCCTCGGCGGACACGGGCGAGCGGCCAGTCTCCAGCAAGTCCCATCTCAACGGGGTGCCAGAGGAGGGAGGCCGAGAGGAGCCGGAGAGccgggcagaggaggagagcggGGGCTATAAGCTCTAA
- the ANO8 gene encoding anoctamin-8 isoform X3, which produces MPEPPVAAQDGDRPRRAPGGEERAEPAAPTGVLDKLFGKRLLQAGRYIMSHKAWMKTVPTENCDVLMTFPDTTDDHTLLWLLNHIRLGIPELIVQVRHHKHTRVYAFFVTATYESLLRGADEIGLRKPVKAEFGGGMRSFSCEEDYIYENIENELYFFTSQERQNIIRYWLENLRAKQGESLHNIHFLEGQPIIPELAARGVIQQVFPLHEQRILKRLMKSWVQAVCEAQPLDEICDYFGVKIAMYFAWLGFYTSAMVYPAVFGSILYTFTESDQTSQDICCVVFAIFNVIWATLFLEEWKRRGAEFAYKWGTLDTPAESIEEPRPQFRGIKRISPVTSAEEFYYPPWKRLLFQCLVSLPVCLACLSFVFLLMLGCFQLQEFVLSIQELPRIIRFLPKIVLAVIVTACDEVYKKIAYWLNDMENYRLQSAYEKHLIIKIVLFQFVNSYLSLFYIGFYLKDMERLKELLLIFSLSQSLVRQLKEALLPFILLHLHLSLIFFKGLLGFCWRLGVSKMLATLLITRQFLQNVREVSQPHLYRRLRRGDLSLQSLRQLAHAVLRLLAPRRHPPAPPEGLRGEKKCLNGGCGVPEEEEEEEERHESDSEEESALDCGLKLKKVSFIEKAERRGGEPGGPEDESFLEEGSPTMVEKGMDPASVFELCEDEDEAEGPPGSPVKAAEPTVVPRAGRRRRAAESREEEDGEEEGRKRNRSSWIDPPEEDYSTQLTQAEVESCMKKYEDTFQDYQEMFIQFGYVVLFSSAFPLAAMCALVNNVIEIRSDAFKLCTGLQRPFGQRVESIGQWQKVMEAMGVLAIVVNCYLIAQCGQLQRLFPWLSPEGAIISVVVLEHFALFLKYVIQVAIPDIPAWVAEEMAKLEYQRREAFKKHERQAQHHFQQQQRRKREEEERQRHAEYQARKERESSRDEAKPEAAGQDPAHEKSQSKGKGSGGSSHGSDKPKRPSSLLATNNVMKLKQIIPLQGKFLSGGAGAGSTATARSPQSPTGSENKLPGFLSFKFLKSPETKRDVGTEKVQSPTKPFNPGKLFNFGKSEGAGGNGAAATASPQPRPGPSADTGERPVSSKSHLNGVPEEGGREEPESRAEEESGGYKL; this is translated from the exons ATAAGCTCTTTGGGAAGCGGCTGCTCCAGGCCGGGCGCTACATCATGTCCCACAAGGCCTGGATGAAGACGGTGCCCACGGAGAACTGCGACGTGCTCATGACCTTCCCGG ACACCACCGACGACCACACGCTGCTCTGGCTCCTGAACCACATCCGCCTCGGCATCCCCGAGCTCATTGTCCAGGTCCGGCACCACAAGCACACCCGCGTCTACGCCTTCTTCGTCACCGCCACCTATGAGAG TTTGCTGCGTGGGGCTGATGAGATCGGGCTGCGGAAGCCGGTGAAAGCCGAATTTGGCGGAGGCATGCGGAGCTTCTCCTGCGAGGAGGATTACATCTACGAGAACATCGAGAACGAGCTTTACTTCTTCACCTCTCAG GAACGGCAAAACATCATCAGGTACTGGCTGGAGAACCTGCGTGCCAAGCAGGGCGAGTCGCTGCACAACATCCACTTCCTCGAGGGACAGCCCATCA TCCCGGAGCTGGCGGCCCGCGGCGTCATCCAGCAGGTCTTCCCGCTGCACGAGCAGAGGATCCTCAAGCGGCTCATGAAGTCCTGGGTGCAGGCAGTCTGCGAGGCCCAGCCGCTCG ATGAGATCTGCGACTACTTTGGGGTGAAAATCGCCATGTACTTCGCCTGGCTGGGTTTCTACACCTCCGCCATGGTGTACCCCGCCGTCTTTGGCTCCATCCTCTACACCTTCACCGAGAGCGACCAG ACCAGCCAGGACATCTGCTGCGTGGTCTTTGCCATCTTCAACGTCATCTGGGCCACCCTCTTCCTCGAGGAGTGGAAGCGCCGCGGGGCCGAGTTCGCGTACAAGTGGGGGACGTTGGATACCCCAGCCGAATCCATCGAGGAACCCCGGCCCCAGTTCAGG ggcatTAAGAGAATCAGCCCCGTGACCAGCGCGGAGGAGTTTTACTACCCGCCGTGGAAACGCCTGCTCTTCCAGTGCCTGGTCAGCCTCCCCGTCTGCCTCGCCTGCCTCTCCTTCGTCTTCCTCCTCATGCTGGGCTGCTTCCAGCTCCAG GAGTTTGTGCTGAGCATCCAGGAGCTGCCCCGCATCATCCGTTTCCTCCCCAAAATCGTCCTGGCCGTCATCGTCACCGCCTGCGACGAGGTTTACAAGAAGATCGCGTACTGGCTGAACGACATGG agaaCTATCGCCTGCAGAGTGCCTACGAGAAACACCTCATCATCAAAATCGTCCTG tttcaGTTTGTAAATTCATACCTGAGTCTTTTCTACATCGGTTTCTACCTCAAAGACATGGAGCGGCTGAAGGAG CTCCTgctcatcttctctctctcccaaaGCCTCGTGCGTCAGCTCAAAGAGGctctccttcccttcatcctcctccacctccatctctctctcatCTTCTTTAAGGGCCTCCTGGGCTTTTGCTGGAGACTGGGAGTATCCAAA ATGCTGGCCACGCTGCTCATCACCCGCCAGTTCCTGCAGAACGTCAGGGAGGTGTCGCAGCCCCACCTGTACCGGCGGCTGCGCCGGGGGGACCTCAGCCTCCAGAGCCTCCGCCAGCTCGCCCACGCCGTCCTCCGCCTGCtcgccccccgccgccaccccccggccccccccgaggggctgcggggggagaAGAAGTGTCTGaatgggggctgcggggtgccggaggaagaggaggaggaggaagagcggcACGAGTCAGACTCGGAGGAGGAGAGCGCCCTGGATTGTGGGTTGAAGCTGAAGAAGGTGAGCTTCATCGAGAaggcggagcggcgcggcgGGGAGCCCGGTGGCCCCGAGGACGAGAGCTTCCTCGAGGAGGGCAGCCCCACCATGGTGGAGAAGGGCATGGACCCCGCGTCCGTCTTTGAGCTGTgcgaggatgaggatgaggcCGAAGGTCCCCCCGGCAGCCCGGTCAAGGCGGCGGAGCCAACAGTGGTCCCGCGGGCCGGCCGGAGGAGGCGGGCGGCTGAGagccgggaggaggaggatggtgagGAGGAAGGGCGGAAGCGCAACCGATCATCGTGGATTGACCCGCCGGAGGAGGACTACTCCACGCAGCTAACGCAGGCGGAGGTGGAGAGCTGCATGAAGAAGTACGAG gacACCTTCCAGGACTACCAGGAGATGTTCATCCAGTTCGGCTACGTGGTGCTCTTCTCCTCCGCCTTCCCCCTGGCTGCCATGTGCGCCCTGGTGAACAACGTCATCGAGATCCGGAGCGACGCCTTTAAGCTGTGCACGGGGCTCCAGCGTCCCTTTGGCCAGCGGGTCGAGAGCATTGGGCAGTGGCAG AAGGTGATGGAGGCCATGGGCGTCCTGGCCATCGTGGTCAACTGCTACCTGATCGCGCAGTGCGGGCAGCTCCAGCGCCTCTTCCCCTGGCTCAGCCCCGAGGGAGCCATCATCTCCGTGGTGGTGCTGGAG CACTTCGCCCTGTTCCTGAAGTACGTCATCCAAGTGGCCATCCCCGACATCCCCGCCTGGGTGGCCGAGGAGATGGCCAAGCTGGAGTACCAGCGCCGCGAGGCCTTCAAG AAGCACGAGCGGCAGGCGCAGCAccacttccagcagcagcagcggcgcaagcgggaggaggaggagcggcAGCGGCACGCCGAGTACCAGGCCCGCAAGGAGCGCGAGTCCAGCCGTGACGAGGCCAAGCCCGAGGCTGCCGGGCAGGACCCGGCTCACGAGAAGAGCCAGAGCAAAGGGAAGGGCTCCGGGGGTTCCTCGCACGGCTCCGACAAGCCCAAGCGACCCAGCTCGCTCCTGGCCACCAACAACGTGATGAAGCTGAAGCAGATCATCCCTTTGCAGGGCAAGTTCCTctccgggggggctggggctggcagcacggCCACCGCCAGGTCCCCCCAGTCGCCCACTGGCAGCGAGAACAAGCTCCCCGGCTTCCTCAGCTTCAAGTTCCTGAAATCCCCCGAGACTAAGCGGGACGTGGGGACCGAGAAGGTCCAGTCGCCCACTAAGCCATTCAATCCCGGCAAGCTCTTCAACTTCGGCAAGTCTGAAGGGGCTGGGGGCAACGGCGCCGCGGCCAccgcctccccccagccccgtcctGGCCCCTCGGCGGACACGGGCGAGCGGCCAGTCTCCAGCAAGTCCCATCTCAACGGGGTGCCAGAGGAGGGAGGCCGAGAGGAGCCGGAGAGccgggcagaggaggagagcggGGGCTATAAGCTCTAA